CGCAGTTGCAGGCCGTCAGCTGGCTGATGCTCTATCCGGCCGTCTTCTGCCTCGCCGCCGGTATCTTCGTCGGTGCCGTCTGGGCCAATGTGTCGTGGGGACGCTACTGGGGCTGGGATCCCAAGGAGGTGTGGGCGCTCGTCACGTTGCTGGTTTATGCGCTGCCCCTGCATGCCGGATCCCTGCCGTGGTTCCGCCGGCCGTTGTTCTTCCATTGGTTCTGCATCGCGGCGTTCCTCTCGGTGCTGGTCACCTATTTCGGGGTCAATTTCCTGTTGGGCGGCATGCACAGTTATGCCGGATAGGGGAGCGGCGGCCCGGGGCGGGATGCCCCTTCCGTGCGTCCCTATCGTATGGCGGGGCCGTCATTGCGCAGCCGAGCGGTAAACCGTTCCGGCAGACGGGGCATGGCGCCGTGCTGCGAGCAGACGTGGGCCGCGACATCCACGGCCAGCCTGTGTGCTTCCCCGATGCCGAGCCCCGAGAGCAGGGCGGCCAGGAACGATGCCGTGAACGAGTCCCCTGCGCCGACCGTGTCGGCCACTTCGACCCGCGGCGTGGGGATATATGACCGGGTGTCGGGGGCGAATACCGAACTCCCGGCGGCACCGCAGGTGAGGATTACGATCCGCAACCCGTACCTGTCGAGCAGCGTGCGGCACTGCTCCCCGGGCTGCATCCCCTCCATGCCGAACATGCTGCCGACCACGGCCAGCTCCTCGTCGTTTATCTTCAGGATGTTGCACTTTCGCAGCGACTCTTCGACCACCTGCTGCGTGTAGAAGTGCTGCCGCAGGTTGATGTCGAAGACCTTGTATTGTCCCTCGCCGTCGGGCATCGTTTCCAGGAAACGCCCGATCGTGCGGTGCGATACGGGGCTGCGCTGTGCCAGCGACCCGAAGCAGGCTGCACGGGTGTGCCGGGCGAGCTCCTCGATCTGCGGGGTGAACGGGATGTTGTCCCAGGCTACGCCCTGCCGGATCTCGTAGCTGGGGATGCCCGCCCCGTCGAGCGTGACTTCGACCGTCCCGGTCGGGAACGGCACCGTTTCCAGCATATGTCCCACCCCTTTTTCGCGGAGCTGGTTGCGGAGTTCGCGTCCCGCCTCGTCGTCGCCGACGGCGCTGACCGCGCAGCTGCGCAGCCCGAACTGCGACATGTGGTAGGCGAAGTTCGCGGGGGCGCCGCCGATCTTCCGCCCTTCGGGCAGTATGTCCCAGAGTGCTTCGCCGATTCCGACGACCCACTCTGTCTTTCGGTTTGCTTCGGTATTCATGGTCGTTTGCGTTTGCTGCGAAGTTAACGGTTTTGCTCGATATTTTTCCGCTTGTGCGGTGTTTTTCTGCATGGGGCGAGGCATTTGGCCGTAATTTTCGTGGCATCGGGCCTGTCGTGCCGGGGCGCTTACCCATGGCGGGGCGGACGAATTATACCCGGAAAGTTTGTATTGAACGGCTTTTGTCTTATTTTTGTCTGACACAAAACCCGAAACCATGATGCTGCGAACCCTTCCCGCCCGATCCGGCTTCCTGTGGGTGCTTCTGGCGTGCATTTTCCTCGCAGGATGTACGCGGCACCCGAAATACTCGCTTCAGACCGAAGCGGCGCTGGAACGGCTGGATGCGGAACTTTCCCGCAAGGATCGTTACCAGCAGTGGCGGCAGGCGCAGAACGACAGCCTGCGCCGGGAGGTGGCGCGTGCCCGCAACGCCGGCGACCGGGCGTGGCGCCTGTTCGCCGTGTCGCAGAATTACGTGACCTACCAGCTCGATTCGGCGGCTTATTACGTCGACCGCCTTTACCGGCTGGCCGCCTCTGCCGGGTCGGGGGATATCCGCCGCATCGCCCTGCTTGCCGACATCGACGTCTGGCTGGGCCGCGGGCAGCTGGGGCTTGCCGAAGAACTTTTCCGCAGGATAGACACTGCCGGTATGTCCCCTTCGGAGTATGCCGCATGGCATTCGCGCTACTCCTCGATCGCTGCCCGGCGTGCGGCCGAAGCCGAGGACGGGGCTTCGCGGTCGGCATGGCGCGATACGGTGATGCGCGTCAGGCACATGTCCGTGCCCGGGCAGTCGGAGTGGACGCAGGCGCGGATCGCCGCCGCCGCTCTGCGCGACAGCGGCCGCTTCGCCGAGGCCGTACAGTTGCTCGAGCCCTATACGGCCAGGAATCCCGACTACCAGGAGCTGGCGCTTCTCTATTACGGCCTCGCAGGCATCGCGCGGGCGTGGGGCGACGACGACCTGCGGCTTTATTACCTGGCCGAATCGTCCGTCGCCGACCTGCGTGCCGGCACCCGTTCCTATGCCTCGCTGTACGACCTTGCGCTGCTGCTGTTCGACCGCAAGGATTACGACCGTGCGGCAGCCTATATGGGCAGCGCGTCCGATGACGCCATGCACTGCCGGTCGATGGTGCGCATACCGGTCTCCTCTTCCGCGGCCGTCAAGATCAGCGAGGCCATCTCCTCGAACATCGCCCAAAGGCAGGCCATGATGACCACGACGATCTGGTTGGCCGGTGTCTTCCTGGTCGTCCTCATCGGTATCCTCTGGTGCGTGCTGTGGCAGCACCGCCGCCTGCGCGGCAACCACCGGCAGCTGATCGACATGAGCGCCCAGTTACAGGCGAAGAACGACGAGATGCAGGCGAAGAACGACCATATCCGCGAGATCAACGGCGCGCTGGTCGACTCCAACCGGATCAAAGACCGTTACGTCTGCCACTATATCGACCTTTCCGTCCATTACATCAAGCAGATCGACACTTTCCGCCGCGAGGTCTGCCGCGTCGCCCGCAACAAGGGCGTCGACGAACTGGTGCGCTGGCTGAACACCTCGCAGGCCGTCAGCGGCGAATATGCGAAGTTCTACCAGTCGTTCGATTCCTCGTTCCTCGACATCTTCCCGCAATTCATCGAACAGGTCAATGCCCTCCTGCAGCCCGAGTCGCATTTTGCGCCCCGCGCCGACGCATCGCTGACCACCGAGCTGCGGATTCTGGCGGCCATCCGGCTCGGGATTACCGACAGCGGACACATCGCTTCGCTGCTCAACTGTGCCTCGGCGACGGTCTATACCTACCGCACCAAACTCCGCAATGCGGCGCTGGATCGGGACAATTTCGAGCAGCAGGTGTCGCGGATCGGTCTCTGAACCTTCGGATAGTCTATATAATCCGGGGTGTGGATTAGGTTTGTAAAATGCTGATTTGTAATGATATATAGATTGTCAAACCTCTATATAGTTCTATACGTGCGCTGGAATAATCATAAATAATAGGTATTTTTGTCCTAACCCCGGCCACGGAACCATTTAACCAATCATAATTATGCTGACTAAAACTTATTTTCGCAGAAAGCTCGCGCAGGCGTGCGGGCTGGGACTCGTGCTCTGCGCTGCCGCTGCATGTGCGCCGCAACAGAATGTGCTGACCAAAGAGGAGATTGCCGACGGCTGGCAGCTGTTGTTCGACGGCAAGACGCTCGACCAGTGGAAGGACTACAACGGCGAAGAGCTGACCATGCCGTGGCATGTCGTCGACGGCTGCATCCAGGCCAAGGGCGACGGCAGCGACCTGGCAGGCTACATCGTTACGAAGAAACAGTACGAAAACTTCATCCTCGACTGGGACTGGAAACTCTCCCACGGAGGGAACAGCGGTATGATCTACCACGTGGTCGAAGACCCCTATTTCAAGGTACCCTACGTAACCGGCCCCGAATACCAGCTGATCGACAACGAGGGCTGGGAAGAGGTCAATGCCCCCAACAAACTCGAAGAGTGGCAGAAACTGGGCGTGGACTACGCCATGCACCTGCCCGATCCCGATTCGCTGTTCGTCAACCCGCAGGGCGAGTGGAACTCGTCGCGCATCGTCTTCGACAACGGCCATGTCGAGCACTGGCTCAACGGCCACAAGATCCTCGAATTCGAAGCCTGGACGGACGACTGGTTC
This Alistipes onderdonkii DNA region includes the following protein-coding sequences:
- a CDS encoding carbohydrate kinase family protein translates to MSQFGLRSCAVSAVGDDEAGRELRNQLREKGVGHMLETVPFPTGTVEVTLDGAGIPSYEIRQGVAWDNIPFTPQIEELARHTRAACFGSLAQRSPVSHRTIGRFLETMPDGEGQYKVFDINLRQHFYTQQVVEESLRKCNILKINDEELAVVGSMFGMEGMQPGEQCRTLLDRYGLRIVILTCGAAGSSVFAPDTRSYIPTPRVEVADTVGAGDSFTASFLAALLSGLGIGEAHRLAVDVAAHVCSQHGAMPRLPERFTARLRNDGPAIR
- a CDS encoding DUF6377 domain-containing protein, whose translation is MMLRTLPARSGFLWVLLACIFLAGCTRHPKYSLQTEAALERLDAELSRKDRYQQWRQAQNDSLRREVARARNAGDRAWRLFAVSQNYVTYQLDSAAYYVDRLYRLAASAGSGDIRRIALLADIDVWLGRGQLGLAEELFRRIDTAGMSPSEYAAWHSRYSSIAARRAAEAEDGASRSAWRDTVMRVRHMSVPGQSEWTQARIAAAALRDSGRFAEAVQLLEPYTARNPDYQELALLYYGLAGIARAWGDDDLRLYYLAESSVADLRAGTRSYASLYDLALLLFDRKDYDRAAAYMGSASDDAMHCRSMVRIPVSSSAAVKISEAISSNIAQRQAMMTTTIWLAGVFLVVLIGILWCVLWQHRRLRGNHRQLIDMSAQLQAKNDEMQAKNDHIREINGALVDSNRIKDRYVCHYIDLSVHYIKQIDTFRREVCRVARNKGVDELVRWLNTSQAVSGEYAKFYQSFDSSFLDIFPQFIEQVNALLQPESHFAPRADASLTTELRILAAIRLGITDSGHIASLLNCASATVYTYRTKLRNAALDRDNFEQQVSRIGL